From Selenomonas ruminantium AC2024, a single genomic window includes:
- the sstT gene encoding serine/threonine transporter SstT, translated as MFRKVGKKYMETALIKLIAVGLVVGIIIALTAPGMVPLVSIFGDLFVRALKGVAPVLVFVLVMNAMAQKNADASASMRPIVRLYIFATFFASLVAVAYSFAFPTTLHLQLADAKLTPPSGILEVLHNLVLNVVDNPIHAIASANYIGILAWGVLTGVALHSASDSTKQTLNDFAKAVTKLVQWVIRLAPFGIMGLVADAIGTNGAEAIMGYFHLLAVLLGAFFSVALIMNPLIVYMHIHRNPYPLVLTTLRESGIYAFFTRSSAANIPVNMDLCERLGLNKDTYSISIPLGATINMSGAAITIAVLSLACAHTLGIDVDLPTALLLCIIATVGACGASGVAGGSLLLIPVACSSFGISNDIAMQVVGVGFIIGVLQDSCETALNSSSDVLFTATAELTQKAKEGTLTEADLVAKN; from the coding sequence ATGTTTAGGAAAGTCGGCAAAAAGTATATGGAAACTGCCCTCATCAAGCTAATCGCAGTCGGTTTAGTAGTTGGTATTATCATCGCTTTGACGGCGCCGGGGATGGTGCCCCTGGTGTCCATCTTTGGTGATTTGTTTGTCCGGGCCTTGAAAGGTGTGGCACCGGTGCTGGTGTTCGTGCTTGTTATGAATGCCATGGCACAGAAAAATGCGGATGCCAGCGCATCTATGCGGCCCATTGTACGGCTTTATATCTTTGCCACCTTCTTTGCTTCGTTGGTGGCGGTGGCTTATTCCTTTGCTTTCCCCACGACGCTGCACTTGCAGCTGGCGGATGCAAAGCTCACGCCGCCCAGCGGTATTCTGGAAGTTCTGCACAATCTTGTGCTCAATGTGGTGGATAACCCCATTCATGCCATTGCTAGTGCCAATTACATCGGCATCCTGGCTTGGGGTGTGCTGACAGGTGTGGCTCTGCATAGTGCTTCTGACAGCACGAAGCAGACGCTGAACGATTTTGCCAAGGCTGTGACGAAGCTCGTGCAGTGGGTTATCCGTCTGGCTCCTTTCGGTATCATGGGGCTGGTAGCGGATGCTATCGGCACGAATGGCGCAGAGGCCATTATGGGTTACTTCCATCTGCTGGCCGTTCTGCTGGGCGCGTTCTTCTCCGTAGCGCTCATCATGAACCCGCTGATTGTGTATATGCATATTCATCGCAATCCCTATCCGCTGGTACTTACGACTTTGCGGGAAAGCGGCATTTATGCTTTCTTTACGAGAAGCTCGGCAGCCAACATTCCGGTAAATATGGATTTGTGCGAGCGCCTGGGTCTCAATAAGGATACCTATTCGATTTCCATTCCTCTGGGTGCTACTATCAACATGAGCGGTGCGGCTATCACCATTGCGGTGCTGTCCTTGGCTTGTGCTCATACGCTGGGCATTGATGTGGACCTGCCCACGGCCCTGCTGCTCTGCATTATCGCCACCGTTGGTGCCTGCGGTGCTTCCGGCGTGGCGGGCGGTTCTCTGCTGCTTATCCCGGTGGCCTGCTCCTCGTTCGGTATCAGCAATGATATTGCTATGCAGGTCGTTGGTGTTGGCTTTATCATCGGCGTACTGCAGGATTCCTGCGAAACAGCTCTGAACAGCTCCAGTGATGTGCTCTTTACGGCTACGGCGGAATTGACGCAGAAGGCCAAAGAAGGGACGCTGACGGAAGCGGATTTGGTCGCTAAGAACTAA
- the hemA gene encoding glutamyl-tRNA reductase: MELLMLGLNHKTAPVDVRERFSIPKAAVKNGLANLGTYEGILEAVVLSTCNRSEMYAVVDDAERDLATLKQFLFDLTGNEEDIDEYLYHYADEACIDHLFRVASSLDSLVLGEGQILSQVKEAYAMGREAGTTSTVLNTLFHRAIATGKRVRTETRIQFNSVSVSYAAVELAREALGELHEASALIFGAGKMAELTAQHLISRGVKKIYVANRHIERAQLLAEQFNGEAVPFKEAMKRAVDVDVIVTSTGAPHYVIKPWETRQLMSKRKGRPLFLIDIAVPRDVDPEVGDIKGVTLYNIDALEEVVDEHIEERRQEAKQAEKIVAEEVASIEEKFQYLSFRPLMALLSDRCERIRQREVKRASSKLPELTEEEWRQVEHMSRMIVRKILRMPMMKLNSAAGTKNEQFYIDAMRALFKLDTIGETATSEERHNRYRYAQQ; the protein is encoded by the coding sequence ATGGAATTACTAATGCTGGGATTAAATCACAAGACAGCACCTGTTGATGTGCGGGAAAGGTTTTCCATCCCCAAGGCGGCGGTGAAAAACGGTCTTGCAAATCTGGGAACCTATGAGGGCATTTTGGAGGCGGTTGTCCTCTCCACCTGCAACCGCAGTGAAATGTATGCGGTGGTGGATGATGCAGAGCGGGATTTAGCCACCTTGAAACAGTTCCTCTTTGATTTGACGGGGAATGAGGAGGATATTGACGAATACCTTTATCACTACGCGGATGAAGCATGTATTGACCATCTATTCCGCGTGGCATCGAGCCTTGACTCGCTGGTACTTGGCGAAGGACAGATTCTTTCGCAGGTCAAGGAAGCCTATGCTATGGGACGGGAAGCCGGCACTACGAGCACGGTATTAAATACCCTTTTCCATCGGGCGATTGCCACGGGCAAGCGGGTGCGTACGGAAACCCGCATTCAGTTTAATTCCGTGTCGGTAAGTTATGCCGCTGTGGAATTGGCGCGTGAAGCACTGGGCGAACTGCATGAAGCCAGCGCCCTGATTTTCGGTGCCGGAAAGATGGCAGAACTTACGGCACAGCATTTAATCTCCCGCGGCGTAAAGAAAATCTATGTGGCCAACCGCCATATTGAGCGGGCACAGCTTTTGGCCGAGCAGTTTAATGGCGAAGCGGTTCCATTTAAGGAGGCCATGAAGCGGGCAGTGGATGTGGATGTAATCGTGACCTCCACGGGCGCGCCGCATTATGTGATTAAGCCTTGGGAAACCCGCCAGCTTATGAGCAAGCGAAAAGGCAGACCGTTATTCCTGATTGATATTGCCGTTCCGCGCGATGTTGACCCCGAAGTGGGCGATATCAAGGGCGTAACGCTCTACAATATCGACGCATTGGAAGAAGTGGTCGATGAACATATCGAGGAACGCCGTCAGGAAGCCAAACAGGCGGAAAAAATCGTGGCCGAAGAAGTGGCCTCCATTGAAGAAAAGTTCCAGTACCTCTCTTTCCGTCCGTTGATGGCGCTGCTTTCTGACCGCTGTGAGCGCATCCGCCAGCGGGAGGTAAAACGGGCCAGTTCCAAACTGCCGGAGCTTACGGAAGAGGAATGGCGGCAGGTGGAACATATGAGCCGCATGATTGTGCGCAAGATTCTGCGCATGCCCATGATGAAGCTCAATTCTGCCGCCGGCACGAAAAACGAGCAGTTCTATATCGACGCCATGCGGGCGCTATTCAAACTTGATACGATAGGAGAGACAGCAACCAGTGAAGAAAGACACAATCGTTATCGGTACGCGCAGCAGTAA
- a CDS encoding secretin N-terminal domain-containing protein, with product MGGKKFCLFGLLLLLWLNPIKVLASPVHLQVQNAPTGTVLMSVARLGGFNILLADNIGGTVTVNVEEEPANILELIAASQGLLLEKYGNIYVLTSPDKSNALRRVHSYQAKYARPADLAKVAKLSLGEAGKKSQMTKDNNIAGNSAKGQSSEKASVAENSSRVLVDESAGKVVFYGTDAEAQRLQEALQQVDIPAKQVSIEAKVVALSKNAAKNLGVEWEWSKLPKYPEARKTYRHEGRENERVEYEMRRYYNGKNEDIPGIIQFGHGPEGQPFEFYFSAKLNAMVTDGKAKILARPNITTIQGHEAVINIGGDVPVPTQTVTETSTTNTVTYRQAGIILRCIPRVNAEGQITAEVHTEVSTPEFVTDLKAYRFQRRSADTMVRLQDGETMVIGGLIGSEESHSLSKVPFLGDLPILGAFFKSVRHSHTESEVMIFLKAHVL from the coding sequence ATGGGGGGAAAGAAGTTTTGCCTGTTTGGTTTGCTTTTGTTGTTGTGGCTGAATCCGATAAAGGTGCTGGCTTCTCCAGTGCATTTACAGGTGCAGAATGCGCCCACAGGGACGGTGCTCATGTCTGTGGCCCGGCTGGGTGGCTTCAATATTTTGCTGGCGGATAACATCGGAGGAACGGTGACCGTCAATGTGGAAGAAGAGCCGGCAAATATTTTGGAACTCATAGCGGCTTCCCAGGGACTGCTATTGGAAAAATATGGCAACATCTATGTACTGACCTCGCCGGACAAGAGCAATGCTCTGCGGCGGGTACACAGTTATCAGGCGAAGTATGCCCGGCCTGCTGATTTGGCGAAAGTTGCAAAATTATCTTTGGGAGAAGCAGGAAAAAAGTCCCAAATGACGAAAGATAATAACATAGCGGGTAACTCTGCAAAAGGGCAGTCTTCTGAAAAGGCAAGTGTGGCGGAAAATTCTTCTCGTGTGCTCGTGGATGAATCTGCCGGGAAGGTCGTTTTTTATGGCACCGACGCTGAAGCCCAGCGGTTGCAGGAGGCTCTGCAGCAGGTGGATATTCCCGCTAAACAGGTGAGCATTGAAGCCAAGGTAGTGGCCCTGTCTAAGAATGCGGCGAAGAATTTAGGTGTGGAATGGGAATGGTCAAAATTACCCAAATATCCTGAAGCCCGCAAGACTTACCGCCATGAAGGCCGGGAAAATGAACGGGTGGAGTACGAAATGCGCCGTTATTACAATGGCAAAAACGAGGACATTCCGGGAATCATCCAGTTCGGTCATGGCCCCGAGGGGCAGCCCTTTGAGTTTTATTTCAGTGCCAAGTTGAATGCCATGGTGACAGACGGCAAGGCCAAGATTCTGGCACGGCCTAATATCACCACCATTCAGGGGCATGAAGCGGTCATCAATATCGGTGGGGATGTGCCGGTGCCCACGCAGACGGTGACGGAAACATCCACAACCAATACGGTGACCTATCGGCAGGCTGGCATCATCCTGCGTTGTATTCCGCGGGTCAATGCCGAAGGGCAGATTACAGCGGAAGTGCATACGGAGGTCAGTACGCCGGAATTTGTGACGGATTTGAAGGCGTACCGTTTCCAGCGGCGCAGTGCCGATACCATGGTGCGGCTGCAGGATGGGGAAACTATGGTGATTGGCGGGCTGATTGGCAGTGAGGAATCCCATAGTTTAAGCAAGGTGCCATTTTTAGGCGATTTGCCCATCTTAGGGGCATTTTTCAAAAGTGTACGGCATAGCCATACGGAGTCGGAAGTCATGATTTTCCTGAAAGCGCATGTGCTATGA
- a CDS encoding response regulator, whose amino-acid sequence MAIKILIADDHALLRQGIKRVLNFEDGFEVIGEAEDGQEAVARTLMLQPDVLLLDINMPGLSGLEVVKQLKQADCETRVIALTIHDSDNYVLEMLKNGALGYLLKDVEPAVLIKAIHVVNGGDAFVYPELAERLFGSATVTDDVESRAKEMLDESRGERLTSREMDVLECVAKGFSNQDIAKALGLSEKTVKNHMTRVLRKLKVEDRTQALVYVLKNKIISLE is encoded by the coding sequence ATGGCGATTAAAATTTTGATAGCAGACGACCATGCGCTTCTACGACAGGGAATAAAGCGAGTACTTAATTTTGAGGATGGCTTTGAGGTTATCGGTGAGGCTGAGGACGGGCAGGAAGCTGTGGCGCGGACACTCATGCTGCAGCCGGATGTACTGCTTTTGGATATCAATATGCCCGGGCTTAGCGGCTTGGAGGTAGTAAAACAGCTCAAGCAGGCAGATTGTGAAACGCGGGTTATTGCGCTGACGATTCACGATAGTGACAACTACGTTTTGGAAATGCTCAAAAACGGGGCATTGGGTTATCTCTTAAAAGATGTGGAACCGGCGGTACTCATCAAGGCGATTCATGTGGTCAACGGTGGTGATGCCTTTGTTTATCCGGAACTAGCGGAGCGGCTGTTTGGCAGTGCTACGGTGACGGATGATGTGGAGAGCAGGGCGAAGGAAATGCTCGATGAAAGCCGCGGCGAGCGCCTGACTTCGCGGGAGATGGACGTGCTTGAATGCGTAGCCAAGGGATTTTCCAATCAGGATATCGCCAAGGCGCTGGGGCTTAGCGAAAAGACCGTCAAGAACCATATGACCCGCGTCCTGCGTAAGCTGAAAGTGGAGGACAGGACGCAGGCCTTGGTCTATGTGCTCAAGAATAAAATCATATCTTTGGAATAA
- the glyQ gene encoding glycine--tRNA ligase subunit alpha, whose translation MKFQEIILALQKFWSEQGCILAQPYDVEKGAGTMNPSTFLRVLGPEPWNVAYVEPSRRPADGRYGDNPNRLYQHHQFQVIMKPSPDNIQELYLESLERLGIDPKQHDIRFVEDNWESPTLGAWGLGWEVWLDGMEITQFTYFQQVGSQDVKPVASEITYGLERLAMYIQGVENVYDIQWTDDYTYGDVFHQNEYEQSAYAFDLSDEKLLFEMFDKYEAEAVRVIAEGYVHPAYDYVLKCSHTFNLLDARGAISVSQRTAFIGRVRKLARLCAECYLKQREELGYPMLHRGEKK comes from the coding sequence ATGAAATTTCAGGAAATCATCCTGGCTCTGCAGAAATTCTGGTCAGAGCAGGGCTGTATCTTAGCACAGCCTTATGATGTCGAAAAAGGTGCGGGCACGATGAACCCCTCGACCTTTTTGCGTGTACTTGGCCCGGAGCCGTGGAATGTGGCTTATGTAGAGCCGTCCCGTCGTCCTGCCGATGGCCGCTATGGCGATAACCCGAACCGTCTGTATCAGCATCATCAGTTCCAGGTTATCATGAAGCCGTCCCCGGACAACATTCAGGAACTTTACCTCGAAAGCTTGGAACGCCTCGGCATTGACCCGAAACAGCACGATATCCGCTTCGTAGAGGATAACTGGGAATCTCCGACGCTCGGCGCTTGGGGCCTGGGCTGGGAAGTATGGCTCGACGGCATGGAAATCACCCAGTTCACCTACTTCCAGCAGGTGGGCAGCCAGGACGTTAAGCCTGTCGCTTCGGAAATCACCTACGGTCTGGAACGCCTTGCCATGTACATTCAGGGTGTCGAAAATGTTTACGACATTCAGTGGACGGATGACTACACCTACGGTGATGTATTCCATCAGAACGAGTACGAGCAGTCCGCTTATGCCTTCGACCTCTCCGACGAAAAACTGCTGTTCGAGATGTTTGACAAGTACGAAGCCGAAGCAGTGCGCGTAATCGCTGAAGGTTATGTACATCCGGCTTATGACTATGTGCTCAAGTGCTCCCATACCTTCAACCTGCTGGATGCGCGCGGTGCTATCTCCGTGTCCCAGCGTACGGCGTTTATCGGCCGCGTGCGTAAATTGGCACGTCTCTGCGCTGAATGTTATCTGAAACAGCGTGAGGAATTAGGATACCCAATGCTGCATAGAGGGGAGAAGAAATAA
- the glyS gene encoding glycine--tRNA ligase subunit beta: MSKDLLLEIGTEEVPAHVMPGILAQLKENAAKAFADSRIACGEIRTIGTPRRTALLVKDLAEKQEDVESENRGPSAAIAFDADGNPTKAAQGFARGQGIDPKDLVEKDGYVYAMVHEKGKETAELLQTILPELICGLNFPNNMRWRDLDFKFIRPLRWIVALYDAEVVPFEVAEVKSGKVSRGHRFLSQGDFTINSAAEYEKACEENFVIVDQEKRKAMIREQIAEVAEKNGGKAEITEDLLEEVLYLVEYPTALCGKFEEKYLELPPETVITPMRDHQRYFPVKTADGKLLPLFITVRNGGSEHLETVQHGNERVLRARLADAQFFFDEDRKKSLEEHREKLKTVVFQQGLGTMYEKSERLVELAGFIADEIGADEKAHKHAKRAALLSKADLVTGMVTEFTELQGIMGREYAKLDGECENVAIAIDEHYMPRFAGDNQPQTDAGRIVSMADKIDTIVGTFSRGKIPTGSQDPFALRRQALGLVNMLIEAKWNVSLSKVVAKSMDLYGLTDEAVRTKMQSDVADFMRLRLKNVLEAVRYDVVDAVLENVDDIYAVSLRAAAVAKFVETADAAANIQAFVRASNLAKKAEATEIKENVFVADEEKALYDVYKSTNSAVASLVDGEDYVGAIDALKELAKPIDAFFDAVMVMDKDEAVKNNRLALLHAIDALVNKVADFSKIVL, translated from the coding sequence ATGAGCAAGGATTTACTGTTAGAAATCGGCACGGAAGAAGTACCGGCACATGTCATGCCGGGCATCCTTGCCCAGTTAAAGGAAAATGCCGCTAAGGCTTTTGCTGACAGCCGCATTGCCTGCGGGGAAATCCGCACCATCGGTACGCCGCGCCGCACGGCTCTCTTGGTCAAAGACCTCGCGGAAAAGCAGGAAGATGTGGAAAGCGAAAACCGTGGCCCGTCCGCAGCTATCGCTTTTGATGCTGACGGCAACCCGACCAAGGCTGCTCAGGGCTTTGCCCGTGGTCAGGGCATTGACCCGAAAGACCTTGTGGAAAAAGACGGCTATGTTTATGCCATGGTACATGAAAAGGGCAAGGAAACGGCGGAGCTTCTGCAGACCATTCTGCCGGAACTCATCTGCGGCCTGAACTTCCCGAACAACATGCGCTGGCGCGACCTGGACTTCAAGTTCATTCGTCCGTTGCGCTGGATTGTTGCCCTCTATGATGCAGAAGTTGTGCCCTTCGAAGTGGCCGAGGTTAAATCCGGCAAGGTTTCCCGTGGCCACCGTTTCCTGTCCCAGGGCGATTTCACCATCAACAGTGCTGCTGAATACGAAAAGGCTTGCGAAGAAAACTTTGTCATCGTTGACCAGGAAAAGCGCAAGGCCATGATTCGTGAGCAGATTGCCGAAGTTGCCGAAAAGAACGGCGGCAAGGCTGAAATCACCGAAGACCTGCTCGAAGAAGTGCTCTACCTCGTCGAATATCCGACGGCACTGTGCGGCAAGTTCGAAGAAAAATATCTGGAACTGCCGCCGGAAACGGTTATCACGCCGATGCGCGACCATCAGCGTTACTTCCCGGTTAAGACTGCAGACGGCAAGCTCCTGCCGCTCTTTATCACGGTGCGCAATGGTGGCAGTGAACACCTCGAAACGGTACAGCACGGCAACGAGCGCGTACTGCGTGCCCGCCTGGCTGATGCGCAGTTCTTCTTTGACGAAGACCGCAAGAAGAGTCTCGAAGAACACCGTGAAAAACTCAAGACCGTTGTCTTCCAGCAGGGCCTTGGCACGATGTACGAAAAATCCGAGCGCCTCGTGGAACTGGCCGGCTTTATCGCCGACGAAATCGGTGCAGACGAAAAGGCACATAAGCATGCCAAGCGTGCAGCCCTTCTGTCCAAGGCTGACCTCGTAACCGGCATGGTAACGGAATTCACGGAACTGCAGGGCATTATGGGCCGTGAATATGCTAAACTTGATGGCGAGTGCGAAAACGTGGCCATTGCCATTGACGAGCACTATATGCCGCGCTTTGCCGGCGACAACCAGCCGCAGACGGATGCTGGCCGCATCGTGAGCATGGCCGATAAGATTGATACCATCGTAGGTACCTTCTCCCGCGGCAAGATTCCGACGGGCTCTCAGGACCCGTTTGCTCTGCGCCGTCAGGCTCTCGGCCTTGTGAATATGCTGATTGAAGCCAAATGGAACGTAAGCCTGTCCAAGGTTGTAGCAAAATCCATGGACCTCTACGGTTTGACGGATGAGGCTGTTCGCACGAAGATGCAGTCGGATGTAGCTGACTTCATGCGCCTGCGCCTCAAGAACGTGCTCGAAGCTGTCCGCTATGATGTGGTGGATGCGGTGCTTGAAAACGTAGACGATATCTACGCTGTCAGCCTGCGCGCTGCTGCTGTGGCTAAGTTTGTGGAAACGGCAGATGCCGCCGCCAACATTCAGGCCTTTGTCCGTGCTTCCAATCTGGCGAAAAAAGCCGAAGCAACGGAAATCAAGGAAAACGTCTTTGTGGCTGATGAAGAAAAAGCCCTCTATGATGTTTACAAATCCACCAACAGTGCTGTTGCCAGCCTCGTAGATGGTGAGGATTATGTCGGTGCCATTGACGCATTGAAGGAACTGGCTAAGCCCATCGATGCCTTCTTCGATGCGGTTATGGTTATGGACAAGGATGAAGCGGTTAAGAATAATCGTCTGGCCCTGCTCCATGCCATCGATGCTCTGGTTAACAAAGTGGCTGATTTTAGCAAAATCGTGCTGTAA
- a CDS encoding precorrin-2 dehydrogenase/sirohydrochlorin ferrochelatase family protein, with protein MEGDSVLYPLNLELAGKSCVVVGGGQVAYRKVRGLLAAEAQVTVIAPMVTDDLRKLAESGRLDWLEQAFKAGLLKELRPLLVFVTADNPAANAAAIAEAKEIGALVNAATDPEQTDFSVPSKVQRGDFLLTVSTGGGSPAFSRLLRERLEHEYPDSFGQFLERLMVLRDEIKAMPGGSREHERLWRQSLNQGIIDLVRVGHLDQAEEEVRNGITNAGIKSQDSTC; from the coding sequence GTGGAAGGTGATTCGGTGCTTTATCCGCTGAATTTGGAACTGGCGGGCAAAAGCTGTGTGGTCGTGGGCGGCGGGCAGGTCGCCTATCGGAAAGTCCGGGGACTTTTAGCCGCGGAAGCGCAGGTGACTGTGATTGCGCCAATGGTGACGGATGATTTGCGGAAGTTGGCAGAGTCGGGACGTCTCGACTGGTTGGAACAGGCGTTTAAGGCCGGGCTGCTGAAAGAGCTGCGCCCGTTGTTGGTGTTTGTCACAGCGGATAATCCGGCGGCTAATGCAGCGGCTATTGCTGAGGCTAAAGAGATTGGCGCCTTGGTTAATGCGGCAACCGACCCGGAGCAGACGGATTTTTCCGTGCCTTCTAAGGTGCAGCGGGGCGATTTTTTGCTGACGGTTTCCACTGGCGGAGGCAGTCCTGCCTTTTCCCGGCTCTTGCGTGAGCGGCTGGAGCATGAATACCCGGATAGTTTCGGGCAGTTTTTGGAACGGCTAATGGTATTACGGGATGAAATCAAGGCCATGCCGGGCGGCAGCCGGGAACATGAACGGCTGTGGCGGCAGAGTCTTAACCAGGGGATTATTGATTTAGTGAGAGTGGGTCATTTAGACCAGGCGGAGGAAGAAGTAAGAAATGGAATTACTAATGCTGGGATTAAATCACAAGACAGCACCTGTTGA
- a CDS encoding cyclic nucleotide-binding domain-containing protein, with product MGKLDIAKGQFLHRKDDTVNDIAIILKGSFTISDGADINLPVGNGTILGAFHPAGGTYRYNFQAAEDSTLFVYDYTDEDDLAAAITATPTIAPVMVSASVNFLNQLADTLSELYEAGCKLCKDAKANYSDYKNICARLMVPPQMFEGINVLVPPEKPDILDSWQMSLCRAALDKNDLLRKECYPADIHFCVGVIMLSAQMARIIQQEIDKSQTFIQQIKNDTDEFMREYHSQKSKFDDAARQEALESGSGSLPQIKNALTTILAFAETNRDIGDAFGRDIRAFMKAPDKAEKSAEMRRLRGDITTNFYTIYEAAFFKSLTTDDIPAEVKMFLLFGFVDEELAGEENTAELYKYAVLWEDDPNKRVLPAYKWLKKIYHGEVPPSKDEFDNDWPDHLKEEVRQGNLTQAQADAMLDDTKAMASFELHNMVTGANKMTYGSIFSFIPAFYAQSVSRPLENCLVTAQRATDELNHVRSIDFGCFYRPAYATYPQLKINRFDYNQEILPYIVLMPNYGSRGVMWQEIEGRKRTTPAHMVVSILHSEDLFDTFIKMCAQFRWEMCKRIQGVHYSDISEPSLTSEYCNYLQFYKKNSSLSADMKEKVKTALKRNSNSYSNVFASEYEMFLKAESEGLPRLNKVSREILFKYCTFSQAYRDKLLINPQYKPLIERWLVGRDDRARTLELFSRRILTQTKELPEEVQIEAEYLKL from the coding sequence ATGGGAAAACTCGATATTGCCAAAGGTCAGTTTCTCCACCGCAAAGATGATACCGTAAATGATATAGCCATCATCCTCAAAGGCAGTTTTACCATCAGTGACGGCGCAGATATCAACCTGCCGGTTGGCAACGGCACGATTTTAGGCGCCTTCCATCCCGCCGGTGGAACGTATCGCTACAACTTCCAGGCCGCCGAGGACAGCACCCTCTTTGTCTACGATTACACGGATGAGGACGATTTAGCAGCCGCCATCACCGCTACGCCTACGATTGCTCCTGTGATGGTATCCGCTAGTGTAAATTTCCTCAATCAGCTGGCCGATACCCTCTCCGAACTCTACGAAGCAGGCTGCAAGCTATGTAAGGACGCCAAAGCCAACTACAGCGATTACAAGAATATCTGTGCCCGGCTGATGGTCCCTCCCCAAATGTTCGAGGGCATCAACGTGCTTGTGCCGCCTGAAAAACCGGATATTCTCGATAGCTGGCAAATGTCGCTCTGCCGTGCTGCCTTGGATAAAAATGACCTGCTGCGCAAGGAATGCTACCCTGCCGACATCCATTTCTGTGTAGGTGTCATTATGCTCTCTGCCCAGATGGCGCGGATTATACAGCAGGAAATTGATAAATCCCAGACGTTTATTCAACAGATAAAGAACGATACCGACGAGTTCATGCGGGAATACCACTCGCAAAAATCCAAATTCGATGATGCCGCGCGTCAGGAAGCATTGGAGTCCGGCAGCGGCAGTCTGCCCCAAATCAAGAACGCCCTGACCACCATTCTGGCCTTTGCCGAAACCAACCGGGATATTGGGGATGCCTTTGGCCGGGATATCCGCGCCTTTATGAAGGCCCCGGACAAAGCAGAAAAATCGGCCGAAATGCGCCGTCTGCGCGGTGACATCACCACGAACTTCTATACCATATATGAAGCGGCGTTCTTCAAGAGCCTGACCACCGACGACATTCCCGCCGAGGTCAAGATGTTCCTGCTCTTCGGCTTCGTCGATGAAGAACTGGCCGGAGAAGAAAACACCGCCGAACTCTATAAGTATGCGGTACTTTGGGAAGATGACCCCAACAAACGCGTCCTGCCTGCTTATAAATGGCTCAAAAAAATCTATCACGGTGAAGTACCTCCCTCCAAAGATGAATTTGACAATGACTGGCCCGACCATCTCAAGGAAGAAGTACGTCAAGGCAACCTGACACAGGCCCAGGCCGATGCCATGCTGGACGATACCAAAGCCATGGCTTCCTTTGAACTGCACAATATGGTCACCGGCGCCAACAAGATGACCTACGGCAGTATCTTCTCCTTTATCCCGGCCTTCTACGCCCAGTCGGTCAGCCGTCCGCTCGAAAACTGTCTCGTAACCGCCCAGCGGGCCACCGATGAACTCAACCATGTACGCAGCATTGACTTTGGCTGCTTCTACCGTCCGGCTTACGCCACCTATCCGCAGCTCAAAATCAATCGCTTCGACTACAATCAGGAAATTCTGCCCTACATCGTCCTGATGCCCAACTACGGCAGCCGCGGCGTCATGTGGCAGGAAATCGAAGGGCGCAAACGCACCACGCCTGCCCACATGGTGGTGTCCATCCTTCATTCCGAAGACCTCTTTGACACCTTTATCAAAATGTGTGCCCAATTCCGTTGGGAAATGTGCAAGCGCATTCAGGGCGTACACTACAGCGATATCTCCGAGCCGTCCCTGACCTCCGAATACTGCAACTACCTGCAGTTTTACAAGAAAAATTCCAGCCTATCCGCCGATATGAAGGAAAAAGTCAAAACCGCCCTCAAGCGCAACAGCAACAGCTACAGCAATGTCTTTGCCTCCGAATACGAAATGTTCCTCAAGGCGGAATCCGAAGGCCTGCCCCGCCTCAACAAAGTTTCCCGGGAAATCCTGTTCAAATACTGCACCTTCTCGCAAGCATACCGGGACAAACTGCTGATTAATCCCCAGTACAAACCACTCATTGAACGCTGGCTTGTCGGCAGGGATGACCGGGCCCGCACCCTTGAACTATTCTCCCGCAGGATTTTGACCCAGACAAAGGAACTGCCCGAGGAAGTACAGATTGAGGCCGAATATTTGAAGCTCTAA